The genomic stretch TTAGAATTGATGACTTTATAGATCTGATAAACACTTTCCTCAATACTCCCAGGGAGCATTCCACTGTTAGCTgaatcttgaacttctctCAGAAGTAATTTCTAATTTTTCGTCTTATACAATTGAAATGTCTTGTAGTCCATACGTACAAAATGACAGAGACATCACTACTAGACACTGAATTGGTGTGCTCTGCAGAATACAATATTGGACCAGGTATCTTCAGCAATTGCACGGTTTTCGGTTTCTGGATTGCAACTCTGTGGGCATTCTGACCACAGCAGCTATCCTTGTTTCACAACTCGCTGAATACAACTACCTGAAGTGGACAAGCGGAACGGTAATCGCCTCTTTTTGCGTCTATACGTCCtagaaaatgaaaatgtaCAGGAGGAATGATTCTAAAAGTGCATTAAAGCTTAGCTatagttcttgttctcCAGCTTATAGCTTAGAATTTTTTTGAGTGACTTTCGTTAGGCCCACCGTTTCTATAGCCGAAAGCTTTCTCGAACACAACGTGAATGCTCGAGGTGGCATTGAAATGTAGCAGGATCAGAGTATATATTGTAAAAATGTAGACATCTCTTGAAGCTGGTCTGATTTATCCTCTACCATAGCGTACTTGCCCCAGCAAACCGTCTTgacaaattgaacttttcaTCAACCAAGAATGTTACCAAAAGCTGGACTAATTGTCTTTGGTTCTTTGATTCCGATCCCAATTGGATTGGTTTTTTATATCTGTGTCAAGAGCAAGAAGCCACGTCCAGACATAGAAGCTATGTCACCACATGAAGACTTCAACCATACTGAAGACCTAGACAACCATACCTATCACTATACTTCTCGGGTCACTTACACCGAACATGGAGATGTGCCTATTTACAGCGGACCCTCTATTCATCGTCCTTCAATACATATCAGTCATTTCAATACGCCGACAAGTATCAAAGACTTGGACCCACCCGACTACTTTGAAGCTGCTCAGGACATTTCCTTTGATTCAGTTTCTACATCCCAATCAATGGAAGATCCAAGGTACTACCCTTCCGTGCCTCAACTTGCTCACGTCAGATTTCCCATGGAATGAGCCAGCGTGATGAGAATATGGACTCATTTATGAAATACAATGGTTACAATCGAAACTATATTACAATGTTGGCATTAGATGTCTATTTACAAGCTGCTTGAAATACATTAATTTTACTTCCCTTCTTCTGTTCCGTCTTCGTCGAAGTCGTACTTTCCTTCCAAGATGTCGTTCAATCCGTCTTGGATGTAGGCACTTTCTTCATCCATTGGGAGCTTGCTGAGTTCCCTTTCCTTTTCGTATCCTCCCATCATCGACTTCATTTTCCAGCCAAATTCCTTAAAGTTGGAAACATCGAGAATCCAGCAGCTACCAAATATCACCATAGAAGAAACCGATCCACACAAGAGAGTACCGGTACCTACGGCCACAGCGGCATCTGTGGCGAAATTGTAACTCAAAGGTGGTGCATGGTTTCCTTGGAATAGAGTGGGTATATACTGTCTTGATATAGTAGACTTGTAGGCGAATCTGGAAGCAAAGATGGTCAAGGCTGCTGAGCTCATAAAGAGCACCATCTGTCTCTTACGACGAGCTATGTACTCATCCGAGGCTTCACCAAgcttgaagttgtacttGGCCAAGAAAGGCTTCAACCCAGATTGGTCGCTACTATTGCTAGCTGCTTCTACTGACATTGTTGTCTCAAAAGTTGCAGTATAAGAGCTGGTCTAGTGGTAAAACTCTTTAAAATTTCAATCTGATACTCCTGTACCTGGTTCAATCGATCAGATTTTATAAGGAACCATAGTTAAGGCACTTAGTTAAGAgactttgaagagattgcTAATGTGCCCATAGTTAAAACTATACAATTACATACATATCACTACCAATACACAATTCATATAGATTTACAAATACAGATCACCTTCTTGGGTGAGTCCCGATTTCTGTATTCTCGAAATCTCAAAACTTTTTATTTCGCTACCATTCAGAAAGTTGGTCTCGCTTATCCCCCACTTTTGAACAACGGTTTGAACAGATTCCTGTTCCTAGTTCAATTGTGGGGGTTACGGTTcatccttcttcttggtagaGCCATTCGTCAAATGGCTCTGTTTGCCAAAATACAAACTAGACTGTTCTGTCTCCTCCAACTTCATTGTTCCTATAGTGCGGAGTGGGGGATCAGTGGAAGAACCTTCCAGGTTTCTCTACACTATCTGGTTGCATCAAGTTATCAAACAATGGCAGACCCTTTGTACATCGATCATATAGAGAAATTGGGGGATCAGGTGGAGGCACCTTGGGATGGCTACATCTTTACCTGGACCTCTAAATAGACTACGTTGCatatttgtagaatttgGGGGATTCTAAGAAACGACCTTGGGGGATTCAGATGGAGGAGCAGGTCGGTAATTTCACAGAAGTTTGGAGGAAAACGGACATATAGAAACAGATTTGGAGGATAGAAGTTCTTCCCTTTAATTCAAAGCAACTGCTTTATCTTACATTTTTTTGTACTTCtatctttcttcttcctctatCAACTGTTAAACTTGTGCAGACACATGAATTATATTAAATAGTACAAAAATCATAGTTTTATGGCTAAACTAAGGGAAAACAGTAAAGTGATAAACAATGTCAATacagaaacaacttgattaCAATTAAGAATCATTATAGAGACGCTCGTGTCTCAAtgagagaattgaaaacaTTACTGATGGTTATCGAGTGATGGACAAAACAAACTGATTTGATGGTAATTTACAAGTCAACTATCTTTTTTAGATCTCTTCCTTAAATACACCTCCTGCGTTCTTGGTGCCACTCTGGCCCAATGAAAGTTCGTCTTCATAGTCGCCAGCGTTGCTTTCAGCGTCCTCGGCCTTGTTTTCGGCCTTGCTCTCGGCCTTCTCTGCTTTGCTTTCAGCCTTGTCGACTTCTGTGGCTTTTTCCtctactttcttgatttccttcttgggTGAAGAAACGAGTTCTGAGGCTTTGCTCTTTAAAGGCTTGGGCGTCTTGAAAAGTCCGCTCAATCTCTTGAGGGTACCCTTTCTCTTAGGAGTCTCGGCCGAAGCCACTACAGGAATAGGTTTAATAGTGCTACTCTTGGTCTCTGGTTCAGGAGCTTTAGCTTCTGGCTCGATTTCTTTCACCAATGGAACTTCCTTTACAACAGGCTCTTCAACAGAGAACAAGGATCCAGTATCTCTAATCTTCTCttcgtcaacttcagaGCGTAAGTGTTCAGGTAATTCCTTATTAATTTTGTGTTCGTCCTTAACCTTATCGTCGATTTCCAGCAAGATGGCCTGTTTTCCTGACTTCTTATCAGCAATATGTTGCTCTTTagtcttgttcaactcctCCAATTGCGAATCCAAttggttttcttcttctgcattcttctggatctcTTCATCGTGTAAATGTTGTAAGGCATCAACTTCCTTGGATGTTTCTTCGTGTTTCTTGGTGGAGTCTTCTAAGTCAAGGGTGTACTTTTCAATCGAAGCCTTggtttcttccaagttcttggttAATTCAGCTAACTTGTCTTCGTACTCCTTGTTCAAAGCCTCAGCAGAGGTAACttcgttcaacaattcgTCTCTAGCATCGGTaacttccttcaacttggcggtttcttcttctaattcATCCAAAGTAGGCTTCAAAATCTCATCCTTTTCAGCCTGTAAGTCATCCAACTCCTTCTTACGTCCAGCAATCAAAGCAGCCTCTTCCTCGTCGATACGGTCCTGGTTTTCTTGCTTTTGAGCCAACAAggcttccttttcttggGCAtgtttcaattccaactccTTTGTTTCAGTAACTTTACCAGCTACTTCGTCGTTTCTGCCCTGTTGGTACTCAGCATGCTGGTCCTCTtccaccttcttcttgtcttcgttATCGGCGATTCTCTGTTGTTTAGCGGCCTCTCTTTCTGCCTTTTCTCTGTTCTTCTCCTTCCATTCTTCCTGCTTGGCCAACTGGTGTTGTGTCTCTAACTCTTTCTGGGCtaccttcttctgaagatcGGCTTCTCTCTTGGCGGAGGCCTTCAGCGAGATATCATTCAAGACAGGTTGGACAACAAGGGAAGCCATCTTGTCCAATTCGCTCTGCAAAATCGTTAAACCACCACCCAAGTCAATGACACCGGCCTTGTAGTTCTTGACTCGTTCGTCCGAGTTCTTCTGGGCGACAGCAAGAGCGCTGGCATACTGTTGAGCCTGGGCCTTCAAGTCTTGGGGAGTCGAACTGATCGACTGCAATCTCTCATTGGCTCTTTCGTTGGCAGCAGACAACAAAGTGCTGTTAAccacagcagcagcagtgAACGACTTGGATCTCTTTTGGGCAGAAACCAGATCAGTGTACCCAGCACCGTGTCTGAGCGAAGCAGCAGCGCCATTAGCAGCTAGTGCCTCTTCCTCGTCGTTCAAGTACTCGGTATGCTTCGTAGCGTTAAGGCCTGATCTGAAGTCCAAGTCCGGATTGAAACGTGAGTTCAACGACTTTGTCGAGTTCTTATTGGCTACCTGGTTAATTTTACCAATATCGAAGCTGTTAGAAGACGACTTCGTGGCCAAACCGGATCTCTTGATGTCTCTTTCTGGGTTGATTCTTGAGGTCATAGTCGAGGTCGAGTTCTGATTGGCTGCCCTGTAGAGCGAGTCTCCCTTAAGAGAGGGGATACCTGTTCCCACTCCTCCAGAAGAAGCCGTGGAGTAATTCGACGTCAACGTCAGCGTACGGGCGTTGGCGGCAGCGGCATCGGCGTTTGGGTCGGTGTTTTCACGGGACCAAGCGGTGATGGTTTCCCTTTTTGCAGCAAGGGCTGCGGTGTGGGCTTCGGGAGCAATTGTTCTTTCGTAAGAGGGTCTTACAGTGAGGTCTGAAGAAGCGGCGAGGAGAGCAGCAGTGTCGGAGGCGTTGGAGGTAACACCGATGGTGGCGGCGCCGGGCGACGTGTAGATACCCTGTCTCAACTTCTGCTGGTACAACGCTTGTTGGGATAACGGTCTTCCGTTGGTCTGGTAGACGGAGTGCGACATAGTATGGAAATTAACTGGGGAAAATTGATAGCAGCAATATAGGTTTTTTAAAGTCAACTATTGGTGTAATTATCAATTGTTGTAGTGCTGTTACTGGTTGTGGTGCAGTAGCGGCGTTGTTCTTTGTTTGTATTGATCTTGCTGGTTGTTGCTTGTCGTAGATGTCAGCTGTGGTGGTGATGAGACTATAGCTAGAGAGGTAGTCAGACTAGGGGATAGACGGATACGGACGATGGTAGGATGGTGGTCGGACAATACTGACACTATGGTAATGGCAGGGGCTACGGCTATGGCTATGTCACGCTATCTGGCAACAGCAATTGAACTCTTTGAAAACTCGTCACTGTCGCTCAAAACTGGAAAAAGGGGTGGGGCCGTTCAGCCTTTATATGGAAGCGGCAGAAAAACGAACCTGAATTTAAGTCACGTTACCTGCAGCAGGAGGCAGAAGCGGGTTGGATGGGACGACAATCTCGCTGAGCTTCTACGGTAAgccagaaaaagaagtatATATTGTGTGTATACGGCAATTTGTACTTGGCTGCTGGGATACGGAAGCAAGTAGGGGTATTTCCAGCAGCttatatatgtatatacTTTCGTGGACTGTTTCTTTCCACACGGCAGAATACGTGGTGTGGCTACCAAAATCTCGGTAAATGTGCCAACTctcttaactatggggTGGTCGCACCAGCATTCTTATCGCACGCTGAGCCAGCTGAAACGGCCATACGATAAGTCCACCAGCTCTCAATTGCAgctgcttcttctataaGTCAATTGTGGTTGTACGGCTGGTGTACTGCCAGTGCCATCACCGTCGGCTCTTCGTTATTCGTCCATCCGTTCTCCTTATCAGTTTCTATCTGCTCAGACAATTCCACTGCCATGAAATTTCATCTCGGCTTATACGAAGGACACCACAGTTGTCTCTGCCTTGGGGCTGCTGTCCCAGTTGTTCTCGGTTGCGAGCCCGTGCCTATGCCATTCCAGTCCATCTCAAGAGCTCCTCTAAAAGCCAATATGGACGTCTCTCTGGCATCGCCAGGCACGATTGCGTCACTCTCAGGATGCACAGCTCTTGTTCCCAAAAAAGTCCGCTTCGGCTACTGAATTAGGACTCGTTAGCCTTTCCTGCCTTCCAGTTCTTAACTATGCAAtggagtcttcttcaatccTACAATTCGGCTCTAACTCCCTGTCCTGGGATGATAGCGTGTTTTCGTCGAGAAAATAGAACCTGGCACCTGCAATTTCCCTCTGCCTTGGATTTGTAGgctttttgcaatttcagCGACTCGGATAATCTTCTGTTCTCGTACATACATACATGCATAAAGAGTGCTCGAGTCTACTTTCAATCTACTTTCAGTCTACTTTCATTCTACTTTTCATAATTCACACCAACTCTACATTTTACTGTCTACATTACtattctgctgctgccgtTGCTTTTTAGCACATCTCTTTATCGGCTTTTCTCCTCATTCCTGCTATCTCTTCTCCTCTTTAGTTCTCGGGTTATCTGGCCAATATTATCTGCTACCAGAAAATATTCCTAGCGCGGTGCTTGTCTACAATTAGGTCCTCAACCAATCTCTGGCAAAAAACCGTCATCATAGAATAAGTTCATGAAAGATATAAAAGGATGAAGTATCCCTGGATTGCCATAGATAGAGACGTgctgcaattgcaaaaccAGCCCATATACACTTGACCACGCCTGGGACACCCCCCAAAAACCCCTTAACCGCACTCTGGTGTATCCTGCACACACGAATGGCTGGCTATATCTTCATTCGGCTTACAGAATATAGTGCTTGCTAAAAACTTTCAAATCATCACCACAGATCAGACGCAGAGACAGGCAATCAAACGGTCGTATCCAGAGACAGAATTAGTTGATGTCGTTCTTTTGCTCTGAATAAAGGGCTTTCAATATCTGTATTACTTTTAATTGGAGTGTTTTAGGCTGTAGCCGAGTTCCATATTCAAGACTATCGCTACTATCTCTATCATTTCTGAAACAATCCTCTAGCATAACAGCACCACGACATTAGTATCGCAGCACAGCTCACAGTTCTATTTTCACTATTATTGATCTCAGAAACTTCATATCAATATGGCTAGAATCTCTACAAGCTCCAATAGACCGTTACCCTCGTCCAACGCATTGAGACGACAGCGAGAACGAGAAAGACAAGAACAGCAAAGAGGAAGACAACCACAACGTTCTGCTGCTCCTGGGTCGCGGCCGCAATCTGGAGCCAGTAGACAGCAACAGACGGGAATCTACAGAAATCAGCCGGGGGATCCTACAGTGCAAGCTACtgtgaaaagaagatataGACCAGGAACCGTTGCTCTTCGAGAAATCAGACAGTACCAGAAAAACACTGACCTCTTGATTCGTAAATTGCCATTTGCCAGACTTGTCAAAGAAGTGGCCGAAGACTATATCGGAGCTGACTACGGGATCAGATGGCAGTCCAATGCCGTGCTAGCCTTGCAAGAAGCCTGCGAAGCCTACTTGGTGCATTTGCTAGAAGACACCAACTTGTGTGCCATACATGCCAAACGGGTGACAATCATGCAGAAGGACATCCAGTTGGCGAGAAGAATTCGTGGCTACTTGTGAGTTACAGGTTAGCTCTTGTACAATAGAATAGATGAGTATTTATAGGAGGAGGCTACGTCTCCAGCTGGCATAATGTAATATAAGGAATAATTCTAGAGAAAAggtttctggttctggtaGAAAATCAGCAAGATAGAATCAAACGCAGCCACTATAATCTACTAGTAGAAGATGCGTTTTGTAGACTGTAGTTGCAATACTCCACGTCCAGGGGAGGTGTGGCAGAATACTGGCGTGACAGAGATGGAGAGAAAATTGGTGAAAAAATTGGTAAAATCTCGGTCTCTCCCTTCTAGATATTCAACTTAGATTCgcaactttttcttctgattttcATCCCATACATCCACGAATCTACAATCAAAAACAGCCATTCATTATCCAGCTAGTCCGTGTCTCCCTCGTGGCACATGAAGCTGTAGTATCATGAAGTCTGCGGTCTCGTGACATGCCATTACCC from Scheffersomyces stipitis CBS 6054 chromosome 2, complete sequence encodes the following:
- a CDS encoding predicted protein, whose amino-acid sequence is MLPKAGLIVFGSLIPIPIGLVFYICVKSKKPRPDIEAMSPHEDFNHTEDLDNHTYHYTSRVTYTEHGDVPIYSGPSIHRPSIHISHFNTPTSIKDLDPPDYFEAAQDISFDSVSTSQSMEDPRYYPSVPQLAHVRFPME
- a CDS encoding predicted protein, whose translation is MSVEAASNSSDQSGLKPFLAKYNFKLGEASDEYIARRKRQMVLFMSSAALTIFASRFAYKSTISRQYIPTLFQGNHAPPLSYNFATDAAVAVGTGTLLCGSVSSMVIFGSCWILDVSNFKEFGWKMKSMMGGYEKERELSKLPMDEESAYIQDGLNDILEGKYDFDEDGTEEGK
- a CDS encoding predicted protein, whose protein sequence is MSHSVYQTNGRPLSQQALYQQKLRQGIYTSPGAATIGVTSNASDTAALLAASSDLTVRPSYERTIAPEAHTAALAAKRETITAWSRENTDPNADAAAANASGTGIPSLKGDSLYRAANQNSTSTMTSRINPERDIKRSGLATKSSSNSFDIGKINQVANKNSTKSLNSRFNPDLDFRSGLNATKHTEYLNDEEEALAANGAAASLRHGAGYTDSVSAQKRSKSFTAAAVVNSTLLSAANERANERLQSISSTPQDLKAQAQQYASALAVAQKNSDERVKNYKAGVIDLGGGLTILQSELDKMASLVVQPVLNDISSKASAKREADLQKKVAQKELETQHQLAKQEEWKEKNREKAEREAAKQQRIADNEDKKKVEEDQHAEYQQGRNDEVAGKVTETKELELKHAQEKEALLAQKQENQDRIDEEEAALIAGRKKELDDLQAEKDEILKPTLDELEEETAKLKEVTDARDELLNEVTSAEALNKEYEDKLAELTKNLEETKASIEKYTLDLEDSTKKHEETSKEVDALQHLHDEEIQKNAEEENQLDSQLEELNKTKEQHIADKKSGKQAILSEIDDKVKDEHKINKELPEHLRSEVDEEKIRDTGSLFSEVPLVKEIEPEAKAPEPETKSSTIKPIPVKEIKKVEEKATEVDKAESKAEKAESKAENKAEDAESNAGDYEDELSLGQSGTKNAGGVFKEEI
- a CDS encoding histone H3 variant (go_funtion DNA binding); protein product: MARISTSSNRPLPSSNALRRQRERERQEQQRGRQPQRSAAPGSRPQSGASRQQQTGIYRNQPGDPTVQATVKRRYRPGTVALREIRQYQKNTDLLIRKLPFARLVKEVAEDYIGADYGIRWQSNAVLALQEACEAYLVHLLEDTNLCAIHAKRVTIMQKDIQLARRIRGYL